Proteins co-encoded in one Timaviella obliquedivisa GSE-PSE-MK23-08B genomic window:
- a CDS encoding DUF732 domain-containing protein codes for MFTIFLKIPRSVAFLSIALVSTVVFPPLLAAQEFAQDRLGVCPLYNLSGYSTIDIDGNLVNLTAYCQGLGNASEVRRDRFWESFIEAADDEAIAYANTYGRTKVTAYGNTICLFLRHGGTLEELRQVQADQLFPPTFDVAVTTAAIQTYCPTDAAKIGE; via the coding sequence ATGTTTACAATCTTCCTAAAAATTCCTCGTTCTGTTGCTTTCCTAAGCATTGCCCTAGTCTCTACTGTCGTCTTTCCGCCCCTATTGGCTGCACAAGAATTTGCTCAAGATCGGCTGGGCGTTTGTCCTCTGTATAACCTTTCTGGCTACAGCACGATTGATATTGATGGTAATCTGGTCAACCTAACAGCTTATTGCCAGGGTTTGGGCAATGCCTCAGAGGTACGCCGCGATCGCTTTTGGGAGAGCTTTATTGAAGCTGCCGATGATGAGGCGATCGCCTATGCCAACACCTACGGACGCACAAAAGTTACTGCCTACGGTAATACCATCTGCCTTTTCCTCAGGCACGGTGGCACCTTGGAAGAACTCCGTCAGGTTCAGGCTGATCAACTCTTCCCGCCTACCTTCGATGTTGCTGTCACTACGGCAGCTATTCAAACCTACTGTCCTACCGATGCAGCCAAAATTGGTGAATAG
- a CDS encoding pentapeptide repeat-containing protein, with translation METVEHLAARMAAQIAALRQGTMGWQEWRSHLPQVEPNLSEVDLRRTHLSGINLSTANLTKAYLTEATLIAAILSRATLTKANLYEVNLTDADLSEADLTDANLIGANLTRVDLQGATLRGADLREAYLEQAALSRADLIGTDLRRAILKKADLSDANLTRADCSCASFNAANLVSATLSRAKLYKADLIEANLTKATLYKTLLVEAQMVGAYLVGATLIEAVLTQSNLSWANLSRANLSGATLDQTNLHQANFSRANLEGANLKGADLRSADLYKADLTGANLFEANLFNANLHQVNLHQANLQRAKMPDGTVHP, from the coding sequence ATGGAGACTGTAGAGCATTTGGCGGCACGGATGGCAGCACAGATAGCGGCACTAAGGCAAGGGACGATGGGATGGCAAGAGTGGCGATCGCACCTTCCCCAAGTTGAACCTAACCTCAGCGAGGTAGACCTGCGCCGCACCCACCTCAGCGGCATCAACCTGAGTACCGCCAATTTAACGAAGGCATATCTTACAGAAGCCACTCTAATCGCTGCCATTCTGAGCCGCGCAACGCTAACCAAGGCCAACCTTTACGAAGTCAACCTCACCGACGCAGATCTCAGTGAAGCTGATCTGACCGACGCTAACCTAATTGGCGCAAATCTTACCCGAGTTGACTTACAAGGAGCAACGCTTAGGGGTGCAGATTTGAGAGAAGCCTACTTAGAACAAGCTGCCCTCAGTCGCGCCGATTTAATTGGGACAGATCTGCGCCGAGCCATCCTGAAAAAAGCTGACTTGAGCGATGCCAATCTAACTCGCGCTGACTGTAGCTGTGCCAGCTTTAATGCCGCTAACTTGGTGAGTGCTACCCTCAGCCGTGCCAAGCTTTACAAAGCCGATCTGATTGAAGCCAACCTGACCAAAGCCACCCTGTACAAAACCTTATTAGTTGAAGCACAAATGGTCGGAGCCTATCTAGTGGGTGCAACTTTAATTGAAGCAGTTTTGACTCAATCGAACCTCAGTTGGGCAAATCTTAGCCGTGCCAACTTATCAGGCGCAACGTTAGACCAAACGAATCTGCATCAAGCAAATTTTTCCAGAGCCAATCTTGAGGGAGCTAATCTTAAAGGTGCTGATTTGCGAAGTGCCGATTTGTACAAAGCTGACTTAACGGGAGCCAATTTGTTTGAAGCGAATCTCTTCAACGCTAACCTCCATCAAGTCAACCTTCATCAAGCTAACTTGCAGCGAGCCAAAATGCCCGATGGCACAGTGCATCCTTAG
- a CDS encoding HAMP domain-containing histidine kinase, with protein MTFIQHRFKQFGRLKREGIGSLQLRLTLGITVVSLLGLGSIGTWTIWDMRQMLLVKHKQSLELIADRFPEGLERPASKSAMTQTLQHKVDQWASPSLWIWVKVEDEVVAQSPPIAPMEPLFSRQKMPALPEVYALDNRYWVLCSRTLQANGMKVGQLYLAQDITHDYTVLSTLINTLRVATLVVIAMIAGLATLLIWRSLRPLRRMNRLVAAGMELDQVPTEVKDLVQAFGQLSARLSETGEQQRQFTNSMSHELRTSLSLIYGYLQSTLRRGDNLTDPQKNALEVAVGETERTIRLLGSLLDLAKSNQGGISLHLIPLNLNDWLPTICWVLESPESSRLSIEVAPEPLIIQADPEKLQQVIQQLIDNAAQYSEADRPIALILSRDRQEAVIQVRDRGSGIPTAEQTRIFEPFYRLEASRCRSTGGVGLGLAIVKSLTESMGGRVTVQSTWGEGSVFEVRLPIEVAKP; from the coding sequence ATGACGTTCATCCAACATCGTTTTAAGCAGTTCGGTCGATTGAAGCGCGAGGGCATTGGCTCGCTGCAATTACGTTTGACCTTGGGCATTACCGTCGTTTCGCTATTGGGCTTGGGCAGCATTGGCACCTGGACGATTTGGGATATGCGGCAAATGCTGCTAGTGAAGCACAAGCAGTCATTAGAATTGATTGCCGATCGCTTTCCAGAAGGTCTAGAGCGACCTGCTTCAAAATCAGCCATGACCCAGACCTTGCAACACAAAGTTGATCAATGGGCTTCTCCCAGCCTATGGATCTGGGTCAAGGTAGAGGATGAAGTAGTCGCTCAGTCGCCGCCGATCGCCCCCATGGAACCTTTGTTTTCCCGCCAAAAGATGCCCGCCCTTCCAGAAGTTTATGCCCTAGATAACCGTTATTGGGTTTTGTGCAGCCGCACCTTACAAGCCAACGGAATGAAGGTGGGACAGCTTTACCTGGCGCAAGATATTACCCATGACTATACGGTTTTAAGCACGCTAATCAATACCTTGAGAGTTGCAACGCTGGTGGTGATCGCCATGATTGCCGGATTGGCTACCCTCCTAATTTGGCGATCGCTTCGTCCGCTTCGCCGCATGAACCGACTCGTCGCCGCAGGCATGGAGCTTGATCAAGTGCCGACCGAAGTCAAAGATCTGGTTCAAGCCTTCGGTCAACTCTCTGCCCGTCTTTCCGAAACTGGCGAACAGCAACGACAGTTCACCAACAGCATGTCCCACGAACTGCGTACTTCTCTCAGCTTGATCTACGGCTACCTGCAAAGCACCCTCCGCCGAGGCGATAATCTCACCGATCCTCAAAAAAATGCCCTAGAAGTCGCTGTGGGTGAAACCGAACGCACGATCCGGCTTCTCGGCTCCCTTTTAGACCTGGCCAAATCTAACCAGGGCGGAATTTCCTTACACCTCATTCCGCTCAACCTCAACGACTGGCTACCCACAATCTGCTGGGTTCTCGAATCTCCAGAATCCTCCCGCCTCTCTATAGAAGTTGCTCCTGAGCCTCTGATCATTCAAGCTGACCCTGAAAAGTTGCAGCAAGTGATCCAGCAACTCATTGATAATGCTGCCCAATATTCTGAAGCCGATCGCCCGATCGCCCTCATCCTCAGCCGCGATCGGCAAGAAGCAGTGATTCAAGTGCGCGATCGCGGCTCCGGCATTCCTACCGCCGAACAAACCCGAATTTTTGAGCCTTTTTACCGCCTCGAAGCTTCCCGTTGCCGTTCTACGGGCGGCGTTGGGCTGGGGTTAGCCATTGTCAAGTCTCTGACTGAAAGCATGGGCGGACGCGTGACCGTGCAGTCAACCTGGGGCGAGGGCAGTGTATTTGAGGTGAGGCTACCCATTGAGGTTGCAAAGCCATGA
- a CDS encoding response regulator transcription factor, protein MSAHILIVEDEINLARLVELELSLEGYTVTVANDGLTGLTKARETPPDLLILDWMMPGMTGIEICRRLRATGNKAPVILLTAKEDVSDRVAGLDAGADDYVIKPFKIEELLARVRAHLRRTHEDNPDLLQFADLSLNRRSREVFREGRAIELTAKEFDLLDYLMTHPRQVITRDQILEKVWGYDFMGDSNIIEVYVRYLRLKLEEHQEKRLIQTIRGVGYVLRD, encoded by the coding sequence ATGAGCGCCCATATCTTAATTGTGGAAGACGAAATTAACCTAGCCCGTTTAGTGGAACTAGAACTGAGCCTGGAGGGCTATACCGTCACCGTTGCCAATGATGGGCTAACGGGATTGACCAAAGCCCGCGAAACCCCACCCGATCTCCTAATTCTTGATTGGATGATGCCTGGAATGACGGGCATTGAAATTTGTCGGCGGCTGCGGGCAACAGGCAACAAAGCCCCTGTAATTTTGCTAACTGCCAAAGAAGATGTCAGCGATCGCGTTGCCGGACTGGATGCAGGAGCCGATGATTACGTCATCAAACCTTTCAAAATTGAGGAGCTTTTAGCCCGCGTTCGCGCCCACTTACGCCGCACCCACGAAGATAACCCTGACCTGTTGCAATTTGCCGACCTCAGCCTCAATCGTCGATCGCGGGAAGTGTTTCGAGAGGGAAGGGCGATCGAACTGACTGCCAAAGAGTTTGATTTACTCGACTACTTGATGACTCATCCCCGCCAGGTCATCACCCGCGACCAAATTCTTGAAAAAGTGTGGGGCTACGACTTCATGGGCGATTCTAATATTATCGAAGTTTACGTTCGCTACCTACGGTTGAAACTAGAAGAACATCAAGAAAAACGCCTGATTCAAACGATTCGGGGTGTGGGTTATGTTTTGAGAGATTAG
- a CDS encoding metalloregulator ArsR/SmtB family transcription factor, giving the protein MKISKPKTACCTPLLTGHLTPDETIALAAIFRALGEPARLQMLSLIARQPSQEICACELVEPLGLSQPTVSHHLKVLYEAGLLDRERRGTWIYYRILPAKLALLRESLS; this is encoded by the coding sequence ATGAAGATATCTAAACCCAAAACCGCCTGTTGCACTCCTCTACTCACGGGTCATCTCACCCCAGATGAGACGATCGCTTTAGCGGCGATCTTTCGGGCGCTAGGTGAACCTGCGAGATTGCAAATGCTGAGTTTGATCGCACGGCAGCCCAGTCAAGAGATTTGTGCTTGTGAGTTAGTAGAGCCGTTAGGACTTTCGCAACCCACGGTGAGCCATCATCTTAAGGTGCTGTATGAAGCTGGATTGCTAGACCGAGAGAGACGCGGGACATGGATTTATTACCGGATTCTTCCGGCAAAGTTAGCACTGTTGCGAGAATCGCTCTCCTAA
- a CDS encoding VOC family protein has product MSRLQLALNVSNIDTAVDFYSKLFSTEPSKRRPGYANFAIAEPPLKLVLFENPGATGKLNHLGIEVESSEKVIEAGDRLKQANLNVKAEPQTTCCYALQDKVWVSDPDGDDWEVYTVLKDSATFARGGAETATSACS; this is encoded by the coding sequence ATGTCTCGTCTTCAACTGGCACTGAATGTGAGTAACATTGATACGGCTGTTGATTTTTACAGCAAACTCTTTAGCACCGAACCGTCAAAGCGCCGTCCAGGGTACGCCAATTTTGCCATTGCTGAGCCACCGCTGAAGCTAGTGTTGTTTGAAAATCCTGGCGCAACTGGCAAGTTGAACCACTTGGGAATTGAAGTGGAATCATCTGAAAAAGTGATAGAGGCGGGCGATCGCCTCAAGCAAGCCAACCTAAATGTTAAAGCGGAACCCCAAACCACTTGCTGCTACGCCTTACAAGACAAAGTTTGGGTGTCAGATCCAGACGGTGATGATTGGGAAGTCTACACAGTTTTGAAGGACTCTGCAACGTTTGCTCGTGGAGGTGCTGAAACCGCGACCTCTGCTTGTTCATAG